The Aequorivita sublithincola DSM 14238 genome window below encodes:
- the msrA gene encoding peptide-methionine (S)-S-oxide reductase MsrA, translating to MKKIAILVCSIFLLSLQGACKPSNETNKEAEAIAQKEQAPVQTEAINGLKKAYFASGCFWCLEAVYESVEGVKEAISGYSGGKEQNPTYENHGDHAEALEVIYDPEVISFKQLVDVYFGSQNITQVNGQGPDRGTSYRSIIFYQNDEEKKIIDEKVAALNKQLDGEVVAAQIMPFQKFWDAENYHQNYEKKHPENPYIQNVSIPRINKFKQKFPELLKKNQEH from the coding sequence ATGAAAAAGATCGCAATTTTAGTATGTAGCATTTTCCTTCTCTCACTTCAAGGAGCGTGCAAACCTTCAAACGAAACAAATAAAGAAGCCGAAGCAATAGCTCAAAAAGAGCAAGCACCCGTTCAAACCGAAGCTATAAATGGATTGAAAAAAGCATATTTTGCTAGTGGTTGTTTTTGGTGTTTGGAAGCTGTTTACGAAAGCGTAGAAGGTGTTAAAGAAGCAATTTCTGGCTATAGCGGTGGAAAAGAGCAAAACCCAACGTACGAAAATCACGGAGATCACGCTGAAGCTCTAGAAGTAATTTACGATCCAGAAGTTATAAGTTTTAAACAATTGGTGGATGTGTATTTCGGTTCACAAAACATAACTCAAGTAAACGGTCAAGGACCAGATCGTGGCACTTCATACCGTTCTATTATTTTTTATCAAAACGATGAGGAAAAGAAAATTATTGATGAAAAAGTCGCGGCTTTAAACAAACAACTAGATGGAGAAGTAGTTGCTGCGCAAATCATGCCCTTTCAAAAATTTTGGGACGCGGAAAACTATCATCAGAATTATGAAAAAAAACATCCAGAAAACCCTTATATCCAGAATGTTTCCATTCCGAGAATAAATAAGTTTAAACAAAAATTTCCTGAGTTGTTGAAGAAAAACCAAGAACACTAA
- a CDS encoding Nif3-like dinuclear metal center hexameric protein — translation MKVKEVISLLEELAPLAYSEDFDNTGLLVGDANATVSGILVTLDTLENVVDEAIENNCNLIVSFHPIVFSGLKKITGKTYVERVVQKAIKHDIAIFSNHTALDNSWNGVNAMICEKLGLKNRKVLIPQNETIKKLITFVPSKDAENVQNALFAAGAGNIGNYENCSFNIEGKGSFKGNDASSPVIGKKGEIHFEEETQIGITFAKHLQNNILKALFESHPYEEVAYEITTLENQNQHLGMGMIGEFDKAIDEKEFLQFLKRTMKTDCVRHSALLEKPIKKVAVLGGSGSFAIEVAKNASADAFISADFKYHDFFKAENTVLLADIGHYESEQFTKELLHSFLKKKITNFAVLLSQTNTNPISYL, via the coding sequence ATGAAGGTAAAAGAAGTCATTTCGCTACTTGAAGAACTAGCTCCACTCGCCTATTCCGAAGATTTTGATAATACAGGATTGCTAGTTGGCGATGCAAATGCAACTGTTTCGGGAATATTGGTAACGTTAGATACTTTGGAAAATGTTGTAGATGAAGCCATTGAAAATAATTGCAACCTCATTGTGAGTTTTCATCCTATTGTATTTTCGGGACTGAAGAAAATCACTGGAAAAACCTACGTTGAGCGTGTAGTCCAAAAAGCAATAAAGCACGACATAGCCATATTTTCAAACCACACGGCGCTTGATAATTCGTGGAATGGCGTGAATGCTATGATTTGTGAAAAACTGGGCCTTAAGAATCGTAAAGTATTAATTCCTCAAAACGAAACCATAAAAAAACTCATCACTTTTGTTCCTTCAAAAGATGCTGAAAACGTTCAGAACGCACTTTTTGCCGCTGGCGCTGGAAACATTGGCAATTATGAAAATTGCAGCTTTAACATTGAAGGTAAAGGTAGTTTTAAAGGAAATGACGCTTCAAGTCCGGTAATAGGAAAAAAAGGAGAAATTCATTTTGAAGAAGAAACTCAGATTGGGATTACGTTTGCGAAACATCTTCAAAATAACATTCTGAAAGCACTATTTGAATCTCATCCCTATGAAGAAGTTGCTTATGAAATTACCACACTCGAAAACCAAAACCAACATTTGGGGATGGGAATGATTGGCGAATTTGATAAAGCTATAGATGAAAAAGAGTTTTTACAATTTCTAAAAAGAACGATGAAAACCGATTGCGTTCGTCATTCAGCATTGCTAGAAAAGCCAATAAAAAAAGTTGCAGTGCTTGGCGGAAGCGGAAGTTTTGCCATTGAAGTCGCAAAAAACGCGAGTGCAGATGCTTTTATTTCGGCAGATTTTAAGTATCACGACTTCTTCAAGGCAGAAAACACGGTGCTTCTGGCGGATATTGGTCATTATGAAAGTGAACAATTCACAAAAGAGCTTTTACATTCTTTCCTTAAGAAAAAAATCACTAATTTTGCAGTCCTTTTATCACAAACAAATACCAATCCTATTAGCTATTTATAA
- the lpxK gene encoding tetraacyldisaccharide 4'-kinase, protein MNFLRKLLFPFSLLYGGITALRNVMYNKGWLKSKSYDLPVICVGNLSTGGTGKSPMIEFLVSFLKEDHKIAVLSRGYKRKTTGFLEVLANSSVEKVGDEPLQFKKKYPNITVAVCEERQTGIEKLKNMVDVILLDDAFQHRKVKASLNILLTSFDSLYCNDCMLPAGNLREPKFGAKRANIIVVTKCPENIDESKIEAIKQKLNPKPHQQIYFSKIGYSAEIMNAKEVKSLDYLMDKEFLLVTGIANPKPLVSFLKKKGLKFEEKSFPDHHNFTTSEIEKLKNHQLILTTEKDFMRLQSITNSVEIYYLPIRTEILKDGEEDFKNRILRGVKLKD, encoded by the coding sequence ATGAATTTTCTGCGGAAGTTATTATTTCCTTTTTCATTGCTGTATGGCGGCATTACGGCGCTTCGCAATGTGATGTACAACAAAGGTTGGCTAAAAAGCAAGTCTTATGATCTTCCAGTAATTTGCGTTGGAAATCTCTCCACTGGCGGAACCGGAAAATCGCCAATGATTGAGTTTCTGGTTTCTTTTCTGAAAGAAGATCACAAAATTGCCGTTTTGAGTCGTGGTTACAAGAGGAAAACAACAGGTTTTTTAGAGGTTTTAGCAAATAGTTCAGTTGAAAAAGTAGGCGACGAACCTCTTCAGTTTAAAAAGAAATATCCTAATATCACTGTAGCCGTTTGCGAGGAACGTCAAACGGGAATTGAAAAGCTCAAAAATATGGTAGATGTTATTTTGCTAGACGATGCTTTTCAACATAGAAAGGTAAAGGCTTCATTGAATATTTTACTCACTTCTTTTGATAGTTTGTATTGCAATGATTGTATGCTTCCAGCGGGGAACCTTCGTGAGCCTAAGTTCGGCGCAAAACGAGCAAACATAATTGTGGTTACAAAATGTCCTGAAAATATTGATGAATCAAAAATTGAAGCGATAAAACAAAAGTTGAATCCGAAACCACATCAACAAATTTATTTTTCGAAGATTGGTTACAGCGCTGAGATTATGAATGCTAAGGAAGTAAAATCACTTGATTATTTGATGGATAAAGAATTTCTTTTAGTTACAGGAATTGCAAATCCAAAACCATTGGTTTCTTTTTTGAAGAAAAAAGGATTGAAATTTGAAGAAAAGTCTTTTCCAGATCATCATAATTTCACAACTTCAGAAATAGAGAAACTTAAGAACCATCAATTGATTCTAACAACTGAAAAAGATTTTATGAGGTTGCAAAGTATTACCAATTCAGTGGAAATTTATTATTTACCTATTAGAACAGAAATTTTGAAGGATGGAGAGGAAGACTTCAAAAATAGAATATTACGAGGAGTAAAATTAAAAGATTAA
- a CDS encoding zinc ribbon domain-containing protein, which yields MATKTEITVEEKLRALYDLQLIDSRIDEIRNVRGELPLEVEDLEDEVAGMNTRLEKLKADLEVIEDQIKEKKNSIEESKTLIKKYTTQQDNVRNNREYNSLSKEVEFQELEIQLAEKNIKEFRAQIEQKTQVIEDTKGRFDERSEHLKHKQSELNEILKETEKEEQTLIKESEKFETQIEARLIKAYKRIRTNVKNGLAVVAVERGASGGSFFTIPPQVQMEIASRKKIITDEHSGRILVDPDLANEEREKMESMFTKLK from the coding sequence ATGGCAACAAAAACAGAAATTACTGTTGAAGAGAAGTTAAGAGCCCTTTACGATCTACAACTTATTGACTCAAGAATTGATGAAATTAGAAACGTTCGTGGCGAACTTCCATTGGAAGTTGAAGATCTTGAAGACGAAGTGGCAGGAATGAATACCCGTCTTGAAAAACTGAAAGCAGATCTTGAAGTTATTGAAGACCAAATCAAGGAAAAAAAGAACAGTATTGAAGAGTCTAAAACACTCATCAAAAAATACACAACACAACAGGATAACGTTCGCAATAACCGCGAATACAATTCTTTAAGCAAAGAAGTTGAATTCCAAGAACTTGAAATACAGCTTGCTGAAAAGAATATCAAAGAATTCCGTGCGCAAATAGAGCAAAAAACGCAAGTTATAGAAGACACTAAAGGTCGTTTTGATGAACGTTCCGAGCACTTGAAACACAAACAAAGCGAGCTTAATGAAATCTTGAAAGAAACCGAAAAGGAAGAGCAAACCCTTATTAAGGAATCTGAAAAATTTGAAACTCAAATTGAAGCGCGTCTTATAAAAGCATATAAAAGAATCCGAACCAATGTAAAAAATGGTTTAGCGGTTGTAGCTGTAGAGCGTGGCGCTTCTGGTGGATCTTTCTTTACCATTCCACCACAAGTGCAGATGGAAATTGCAAGTCGCAAAAAAATAATTACTGACGAGCACAGCGGTCGTATTTTGGTAGATCCAGATCTTGCAAACGAAGAACGTGAGAAGATGGAATCTATGTTTACGAAGCTTAAGTAA
- a CDS encoding ATP-binding protein — protein MQYRATKALEKEDFIEAVKSLNDAHKLTILPRYKTYKPDVELSTAKLYYNLEYYDKAEIQVQEAIKNAKIYRNQYKIAEGYNLYAIILIASREYSKSNLYLSKADSISAILGDKNIKTNTNFGHGLLSLHTGKYADAIEDLKSAAKYFKEQSLSYQETAAYSNLADALSLISPKDYPKPIAEAKQFLSLAIETASSQGFSKFLIEKHRINSQILIAEKKEKLAEDELNYYFSQKDSLHQNHLKAIESGIQSESAIGDLKGTIASQEQNIKKQEKSIFLGKLIGWLSIALILILSLLTLSLYKNNKLRANANALLKEKNTELQEAKEKAEKASRAKAQFLSTITHELRTPIYTVTGLTHLLLMEDPKPEQNEHLSSLKFSGEYLLSLINNILDLNKLEASKVEIEKIPFLLKRRIDSVLIALKESIELKNNTIHYEYDNTLPDKVIGDSLKLTQVLINLISNSIKFTDNGDISVRVKTVEKRARQIEIRFEIEDNGIGISMKKQKSIFESFTQGSLQINRKYGGTGLGLSIVKNLLELMGSEIFLESELGKGSKFWFNISYEISENEEKQKEINEIEVIIENDIFENKSVLIVEDNKINQMITKKILERKKMICTVVDNGAEAIKQVQQGDFSVILMDIYMPGISGIEATKKIREFNNIVPIIALSAVTIEENLADFYKAGFNEFIPKPFNTEEFFKKIQNVLNSN, from the coding sequence TTGCAATATAGGGCTACGAAAGCACTGGAAAAAGAAGATTTCATTGAAGCTGTAAAAAGTTTGAATGACGCACATAAGCTAACCATTCTCCCCAGATACAAAACCTATAAACCCGATGTTGAACTCAGCACTGCTAAACTTTATTACAATTTGGAATATTATGACAAAGCAGAGATACAGGTTCAAGAGGCCATTAAAAACGCAAAAATCTATCGAAATCAATACAAAATTGCTGAGGGTTATAATCTTTATGCCATAATACTTATAGCATCTAGGGAATACTCAAAATCGAACTTATATTTATCCAAAGCAGATTCAATATCTGCAATACTCGGTGATAAAAATATTAAAACAAACACGAACTTCGGCCACGGTCTTCTATCGCTTCATACTGGCAAGTATGCTGATGCTATAGAAGATTTAAAATCTGCTGCAAAATACTTTAAAGAACAGTCCTTAAGCTACCAAGAAACAGCTGCATATAGCAATCTGGCTGATGCACTTTCGCTAATAAGTCCAAAAGACTATCCAAAACCAATCGCTGAAGCCAAACAATTTTTAAGTTTAGCTATAGAAACTGCATCTTCACAAGGTTTCTCAAAATTTTTGATTGAAAAGCACCGCATTAATTCACAAATTTTAATTGCTGAAAAGAAAGAAAAATTGGCTGAAGATGAGCTAAATTATTATTTCAGTCAAAAAGATTCACTGCACCAAAATCATTTAAAAGCAATTGAAAGCGGCATTCAGTCTGAATCGGCAATTGGAGATTTAAAAGGAACAATTGCCAGTCAGGAGCAAAATATTAAAAAACAAGAAAAATCAATTTTTTTAGGAAAACTTATAGGCTGGCTAAGTATTGCTTTGATATTAATACTATCATTATTAACGCTTTCACTATACAAGAACAATAAATTACGGGCTAATGCAAACGCACTTTTAAAAGAAAAAAATACAGAACTACAGGAAGCAAAGGAAAAAGCGGAAAAAGCATCACGTGCCAAAGCGCAATTTCTTTCAACAATAACTCATGAGCTACGAACACCTATATATACAGTCACTGGATTAACCCATTTGCTTTTGATGGAAGACCCAAAACCCGAACAAAATGAACATCTCAGTTCTCTTAAATTTTCGGGAGAATATTTACTTTCACTTATCAACAATATTCTTGACCTTAACAAGCTTGAAGCTAGCAAGGTAGAAATTGAAAAAATCCCCTTTCTTTTAAAAAGGCGAATTGATAGTGTGCTTATTGCGCTGAAAGAATCGATTGAATTAAAAAACAACACCATACATTATGAATATGACAATACCTTACCAGATAAAGTAATAGGTGATTCGCTAAAATTAACCCAAGTTCTTATTAACCTTATAAGCAATTCAATCAAATTTACGGATAACGGAGATATTTCTGTTCGTGTAAAAACCGTTGAAAAAAGAGCAAGACAGATAGAAATTCGTTTTGAAATTGAAGATAACGGTATTGGAATTTCCATGAAAAAGCAGAAATCCATTTTTGAATCCTTTACACAAGGTTCACTTCAAATTAATCGAAAATATGGCGGAACAGGCCTTGGTTTATCGATTGTTAAAAATCTTTTGGAACTTATGGGTAGCGAAATATTCCTAGAAAGTGAACTAGGCAAAGGTTCTAAGTTTTGGTTCAATATAAGTTATGAAATTTCAGAAAACGAGGAAAAACAAAAAGAAATAAATGAAATAGAAGTAATTATTGAGAACGATATATTTGAGAATAAATCTGTCCTAATAGTAGAGGATAACAAGATTAATCAAATGATAACCAAAAAAATCCTTGAGAGAAAAAAAATGATTTGTACAGTGGTAGATAACGGCGCCGAAGCAATAAAACAGGTTCAACAAGGAGACTTTAGTGTAATATTAATGGACATTTATATGCCAGGAATAAGTGGTATTGAGGCCACTAAAAAAATTCGAGAGTTCAATAATATTGTACCTATTATCGCCTTATCTGCCGTTACAATTGAAGAAAATTTAGCAGATTTTTACAAGGCTGGTTTTAATGAATTCATCCCAAAACCTTTCAACACAGAAGAGTTTTTCAAGAAAATACAAAACGTACTGAACAGTAATTAA